A portion of the Bacillus thuringiensis genome contains these proteins:
- a CDS encoding YjcZ family sporulation protein, with product MGFGGSCGGGCGFAEGFALLVVLFILLIIVGASCFC from the coding sequence ATGGGCTTTGGTGGTAGCTGCGGTGGCGGCTGTGGCTTTGCAGAAGGATTTGCTTTATTAGTTGTATTATTTATTTTATTAATTATTGTTGGAGCTTCTTGCTTCTGCTAA
- a CDS encoding HlyD family efflux transporter periplasmic adaptor subunit, with product MNKIYSFDQLTDSTELLERRPPRFITWLLGFFSLVFLFFSILAYFGKMDIVSEGTAIVQGKSEVSVIRTQITGVVEDVLVVSGDEVKQGDVLVQLKNTELTYKQNQSDQIVKHLEKQKGMLEELKNSIRLKKLSFSDGVDEKIRDEYKAYEQGYKSLQNEKENEMRTLDNSKMSNEQDDVLQGLIMEKENLKRESESINKQKIKADVSEEEKEILNDKVLLLEAQKNSIEKRIEQRKIVLENERKKVETVKEGKQEEKKYKLNQYEENTIVSINQRIQSLEHSIFEKKQEFDGLNSQSETTVVKAVKDGIVQFPVMLQSGNLIDSGQEVVSIIPKSDEKKIKMLFSAQEVKGIKKGDRVQYSLQLKKMDKQVGVVTYVSTHPIFEKDSKSYMYELEATIDISNQGDLNTGMVGKASVITGEEPIWKFVLRKLDFISN from the coding sequence ATGAATAAGATATATTCTTTTGATCAGTTAACTGATAGTACGGAATTACTAGAAAGAAGACCCCCTCGTTTTATTACTTGGTTATTAGGGTTTTTTTCTTTAGTTTTTTTATTTTTTTCGATTTTGGCATATTTCGGGAAAATGGATATCGTTAGTGAAGGAACAGCAATTGTACAAGGTAAATCTGAGGTGAGTGTAATTCGTACTCAGATTACGGGAGTTGTTGAAGATGTTTTGGTTGTTTCTGGTGATGAAGTGAAACAAGGAGATGTTTTAGTTCAATTAAAAAATACAGAGTTGACTTATAAACAGAATCAATCTGATCAAATTGTTAAACATTTAGAGAAACAAAAAGGAATGTTAGAAGAGTTGAAAAATAGTATTCGACTTAAGAAATTATCTTTTTCTGATGGAGTAGATGAAAAAATAAGAGATGAATATAAGGCTTATGAACAAGGTTATAAATCTTTACAGAATGAAAAGGAAAATGAGATGAGGACATTAGATAATAGTAAAATGTCTAATGAACAAGATGATGTTTTGCAAGGTTTGATTATGGAGAAAGAAAATCTTAAAAGAGAGAGTGAATCTATTAATAAACAAAAAATAAAGGCTGATGTTTCTGAAGAAGAGAAAGAAATATTGAATGATAAAGTATTATTGCTTGAAGCTCAAAAAAATAGTATAGAAAAGAGAATAGAACAAAGAAAAATAGTATTAGAAAATGAAAGAAAGAAAGTTGAAACAGTTAAAGAAGGAAAACAAGAAGAAAAGAAATATAAATTAAATCAATATGAAGAAAATACAATTGTTTCTATTAACCAGCGAATTCAATCTTTAGAACATAGTATTTTTGAAAAAAAACAAGAATTTGATGGATTAAATAGTCAAAGTGAAACTACTGTTGTTAAAGCGGTAAAAGATGGTATTGTACAATTCCCAGTAATGTTGCAGTCTGGTAATTTAATTGATTCTGGACAAGAAGTAGTTTCTATTATTCCAAAGAGCGACGAGAAAAAAATAAAAATGCTATTTTCAGCTCAAGAAGTAAAAGGAATTAAAAAGGGAGATAGGGTACAATATTCTTTACAATTAAAGAAAATGGATAAACAAGTAGGAGTAGTTACCTATGTATCTACTCATCCTATTTTTGAAAAAGATTCTAAGTCTTATATGTATGAATTAGAAGCGACAATTGATATATCTAATCAAGGTGACTTAAATACAGGAATGGTAGGAAAAGCTTCTGTCATAACAGGAGAAGAACCAATTTGGAAATTTGTATTAAGGAAGTTAGATTTTATTTCTAATTAA
- a CDS encoding ribonuclease has translation MNKKLIIGIIAVLVAIIASVAIFKGSKSEDMKPKYSQKDMDKLIEQHFNEQQELKTQIKELKSKVDSYEKEQTRSLQKTTQPSQEKNEPAENADKVTYEKEIKPTIDEMLKEYDKIWNQDWKTIWGDGSKDPESLDKNALKEKMESVANRYDALSKKNTEFKSGSKLTDPVLKEKIEKFRVEFGLATNYRSNAGKAVTQGVKGVAPLKGRMEEAQKSIKLSDQKLSNALASLNEIESKLGVSRN, from the coding sequence ATGAACAAAAAACTAATCATTGGAATTATCGCTGTACTAGTAGCTATCATTGCTTCCGTAGCTATTTTTAAAGGTTCCAAATCAGAAGATATGAAACCTAAGTATTCACAAAAAGATATGGATAAACTTATCGAACAACACTTTAATGAACAGCAAGAATTAAAAACACAAATCAAAGAGTTGAAATCTAAAGTAGACTCCTATGAAAAAGAGCAAACTAGGTCACTTCAAAAGACTACACAACCGAGTCAAGAAAAAAATGAACCAGCTGAAAATGCTGATAAGGTTACATACGAAAAGGAAATTAAGCCTACTATTGATGAAATGTTAAAGGAATATGATAAAATTTGGAATCAGGATTGGAAAACTATTTGGGGAGACGGAAGCAAGGACCCTGAATCTCTTGACAAGAACGCTTTAAAAGAAAAAATGGAGTCAGTTGCAAATCGATATGATGCACTTTCCAAGAAAAATACAGAATTTAAAAGCGGCTCAAAGTTAACTGATCCTGTATTAAAAGAAAAGATTGAGAAATTCAGAGTAGAGTTTGGACTAGCAACTAACTATAGAAGTAATGCTGGAAAAGCTGTAACTCAAGGGGTAAAAGGAGTAGCTCCGTTGAAAGGAAGAATGGAAGAAGCTCAAAAATCAATCAAGCTTTCCGATCAAAAACTAAGTAACGCTCTAGCTAGCTTAAATGAAATTGAATCAAAATTGGGTGTTAGCCGCAATTAA